One Candidatus Aegiribacteria sp. genomic window carries:
- a CDS encoding T9SS type A sorting domain-containing protein, producing MKYFSFLITILCIVSISSATSVTQTSWTGGPGYPGPLDSWDSGKFYQSSNINWAHTPGILNITRVYDYEHIISTSFSGPSSIFAADVNGDGKIDVLGSAAVSNEIFWMENKDGTGIIWTQHPVDDNFDSASSVYAEDMDNDGDIDVLGAAGLDHDIIWWENATGSGLGWIEHLVDLSFYGANSVYASDVDGDGDMDILGAAINVDMISWWENMDGIGHVWTEHIITSSFDGAHAVCAADIDSDGDIDVLGAARNAHDIYWWENMDGSGTNWVGHPVNTQFSGASSVFAADVNGDGKMDVLGTAIYDDDIFWWENLNGSGTDWSKHKIDENYHGASSVYSVDMDDDGDMDVIGAAQGKNDISWWENTNGSGLNWTSHEIDADFEGASSVFPADFNGDGVIDVLGSSFYSNYVSWWGGFEAVGILESSILNTLSIPLWGWIDWTCSSEPGTSVSFQVRASDDHNIMGEWSNIITSPGNLGGILYNGHQYVQYRAILTAEDNNLTPTLEDITISWNLEGIGEGDPAGFSLLPFSPNPMQSTVHIGYTVPGESIVHLSIYDVSGRLVKQIESVDSQDGYNQVVIPEFESGLYFCRMTSGDFAETQQFVVIR from the coding sequence ATGAAATACTTTTCTTTTCTTATTACAATACTGTGTATTGTATCTATTTCGTCTGCTACTTCGGTCACTCAGACAAGCTGGACCGGAGGTCCGGGGTACCCTGGACCGCTTGACAGCTGGGATTCAGGAAAATTCTATCAGTCCAGTAATATTAACTGGGCACACACACCGGGAATCCTGAATATCACTCGCGTATACGATTACGAACATATTATTTCTACGAGCTTCAGTGGTCCATCATCAATATTCGCGGCAGACGTGAATGGTGATGGCAAGATAGATGTACTTGGTTCAGCTGCTGTTTCCAACGAGATCTTCTGGATGGAAAACAAGGATGGCACAGGTATCATCTGGACCCAGCATCCGGTTGATGATAACTTTGATAGCGCCAGCTCTGTTTATGCTGAAGATATGGACAATGATGGTGATATTGATGTGCTTGGTGCAGCTGGTCTTGATCATGATATCATATGGTGGGAAAATGCTACCGGATCCGGTCTTGGCTGGATTGAACATCTTGTTGATCTGAGTTTCTACGGCGCTAACTCGGTATATGCTTCAGATGTCGACGGTGACGGTGATATGGATATACTGGGAGCAGCTATTAATGTAGATATGATATCATGGTGGGAAAACATGGATGGAATAGGACATGTCTGGACCGAACATATCATAACCAGCAGTTTCGATGGTGCTCATGCCGTCTGTGCAGCTGATATCGATAGTGATGGTGATATTGATGTACTTGGAGCTGCACGCAATGCACACGATATCTACTGGTGGGAAAATATGGATGGTTCCGGCACGAACTGGGTAGGCCATCCGGTTAATACACAATTCAGCGGCGCATCGTCTGTATTTGCAGCAGATGTGAACGGTGATGGCAAGATGGATGTACTCGGAACCGCCATTTATGATGACGACATTTTCTGGTGGGAGAATCTGAACGGTTCCGGTACTGACTGGAGCAAGCATAAAATAGATGAGAATTACCATGGAGCATCTTCAGTGTATTCGGTTGATATGGATGATGATGGTGATATGGATGTAATTGGAGCCGCACAGGGTAAGAACGATATTTCATGGTGGGAAAATACTAACGGTTCCGGCTTGAACTGGACCTCTCACGAGATTGATGCGGATTTCGAAGGAGCATCTTCAGTATTTCCCGCAGATTTTAATGGTGATGGGGTAATAGATGTACTCGGATCATCGTTCTACTCCAATTATGTCTCATGGTGGGGAGGATTTGAAGCGGTAGGTATTCTGGAATCAAGTATTCTGAATACACTGTCTATTCCTCTATGGGGTTGGATTGACTGGACCTGCTCCTCAGAACCTGGAACTTCGGTTTCTTTTCAAGTCAGAGCTTCTGATGATCACAACATTATGGGTGAATGGTCGAATATAATAACTTCACCTGGCAACCTTGGAGGCATACTGTACAATGGTCATCAGTATGTTCAGTATAGAGCCATTCTGACAGCGGAAGACAACAACTTAACACCTACCCTTGAAGATATTACCATTTCATGGAATCTGGAAGGAATTGGCGAAGGTGATCCGGCTGGATTCAGTCTTCTTCCGTTTTCTCCAAACCCGATGCAGAGCACTGTTCATATAGGCTATACCGTGCCTGGCGAATCTATTGTGCATCTATCGATTTACGATGTCTCCGGACGTCTGGTTAAGCAGATTGAATCAGTTGATAGCCAGGATGGCTATAATCAGGTAGTAATTCCTGAATTTGAATCCGGTCTGTATTTCTGCCGGATGACATCCGGTGATTTTGCTGAAACGCAACAGTTTGTCGTAATTCGGTAA
- a CDS encoding tRNA-dihydrouridine synthase: protein MFASMDYSSILSYTHGLVLAPMAGSTDSAFRRICRSMGATAVVTEMVAAAGLSRRSVKTKKLLQYDPEEKPIGVQLFGSRPDDFAKASLLVSELGFDFIDINAGCPVKKVLRSGSGSALLRDIPRLAAIVRAVSSETDLPVTVKIRTGWSPEEPVTDSLPTILADEGAAAIAVHGRYRSDMFAGKVRTLEIKRIVNCSPVPVIANGDVIDVEAAIDLKNSTGASGLMIGRGALGNPWIFRGISGRPEDAVPYPGELSSIIIKQFEMMKEYIPREHVYHILRGHLLHYLKGFRGASGLRGKAVHVESLADLSSILAEAEESLRMERIDRI from the coding sequence ATGTTTGCGTCTATGGATTACAGTTCAATACTGAGTTACACTCACGGTCTGGTTCTTGCGCCTATGGCCGGTTCCACGGATTCTGCCTTCCGACGGATATGCCGTTCGATGGGTGCTACAGCAGTCGTTACTGAGATGGTTGCTGCAGCCGGATTGTCCAGGCGATCAGTCAAAACGAAAAAATTACTGCAATACGATCCTGAAGAAAAACCGATTGGTGTACAGTTATTCGGAAGCAGGCCTGATGATTTCGCAAAAGCTTCATTACTTGTATCAGAACTCGGCTTTGACTTCATCGATATCAATGCCGGATGCCCTGTGAAGAAAGTCCTTAGAAGCGGTTCAGGTTCAGCGCTTCTTCGAGATATTCCAAGGCTTGCAGCGATTGTAAGAGCAGTTTCATCTGAGACCGATCTTCCTGTTACGGTTAAGATACGCACAGGCTGGTCACCTGAAGAACCTGTAACGGACAGTCTTCCGACTATTCTGGCAGATGAGGGAGCCGCCGCAATAGCGGTTCACGGCAGATACCGTTCTGATATGTTCGCAGGCAAGGTCAGAACACTGGAGATAAAGCGCATAGTCAATTGCTCTCCTGTTCCGGTAATAGCAAACGGAGATGTTATAGATGTAGAAGCCGCGATTGATTTAAAGAATTCCACCGGAGCATCAGGATTGATGATAGGCAGAGGCGCTCTTGGCAATCCATGGATCTTCAGGGGTATATCCGGCAGACCGGAAGATGCTGTTCCGTATCCTGGTGAGCTTTCATCGATAATCATCAAACAGTTCGAGATGATGAAGGAGTATATTCCCAGGGAGCATGTGTATCATATATTGAGAGGACATCTGCTGCATTACCTGAAAGGATTCAGGGGAGCGTCCGGATTACGCGGGAAAGCGGTGCATGTTGAAAGCCTTGCAGATTTGAGCAGTATTCTAGCTGAAGCGGAGGAATCATTGAGAATGGAAAGGATTGACCGGATTTGA
- a CDS encoding 2'-5' RNA ligase family protein: MFCDICLFLDSKTEDKINRAWSILRTRGFSSPLLRSGGKPHLTLAIWENLEPDLILDDIMDFAASHKAFPVTFSSIATFGLASGTVFLGPVITPSLLSVHERLYRIFDELSYLSEGLYRPGCWVPHCSLTLGLQPELILDAMSVCLDIINLPIRGWIREIGLLTFEKESVHSIRSYKLKDPAASVL, translated from the coding sequence GTGTTTTGTGATATCTGTCTGTTTCTGGACAGTAAAACCGAGGATAAGATAAACCGCGCGTGGAGCATACTCAGAACCAGAGGGTTTTCATCGCCTCTGCTCAGATCAGGTGGAAAACCACATCTTACACTTGCCATATGGGAAAACCTCGAACCTGATCTCATACTTGATGATATAATGGACTTCGCGGCGAGTCATAAAGCATTCCCTGTGACATTTTCATCCATTGCCACATTCGGCCTCGCAAGCGGTACGGTGTTTCTTGGGCCTGTCATTACTCCGTCTCTCTTATCGGTGCACGAAAGACTGTACAGAATATTCGATGAGCTTTCCTATCTTTCGGAGGGTCTCTACCGTCCAGGGTGCTGGGTTCCGCACTGCTCATTGACACTTGGCCTTCAGCCGGAGTTAATTCTTGATGCTATGAGCGTTTGCCTTGATATCATAAATCTGCCGATAAGAGGATGGATAAGGGAGATAGGTCTTCTGACTTTCGAGAAGGAATCAGTCCATTCAATAAGAAGTTACAAACTGAAAGATCCTGCAGCTTCAGTACTGTAA
- the lipA gene encoding lipoyl synthase, which produces MKYRKKPDWLKMPSRGAEEAARIRAILLKYSLDTVCRQAKCPNLGYCYQNGTATFLILGNVCTRSCAYCAIGTTAGKPDPLHPDEPERVAKAAADMNLSYVVITSVTRDDLPDGGAEHFSRTVKALRVRIEGVKIEVLTPDFKGNNASLETVAEADPDVFNHNLETVENLFSAVRPDASYDLSLSILARYGKLSPSTPLKSGLMLGIGEKDADIRRAIHDLRSSGVTMLTLGQYLQPSRRHWPVDRFVTPGEFDNWKEFALSEGFNSVASGPLVRSSFHAELNYSTEAAGSFSL; this is translated from the coding sequence ATGAAATACAGGAAAAAACCTGACTGGCTTAAAATGCCGTCCAGAGGCGCCGAGGAAGCTGCGAGAATAAGAGCTATTCTTCTGAAGTACAGCCTTGATACAGTATGCAGACAGGCAAAATGTCCAAATCTTGGTTACTGCTATCAGAATGGTACCGCCACGTTTCTGATACTTGGAAACGTTTGTACCCGATCATGCGCGTATTGCGCTATAGGAACTACAGCCGGGAAACCGGATCCTCTCCATCCTGATGAGCCTGAGCGTGTGGCGAAAGCCGCAGCGGATATGAATCTTTCGTATGTCGTTATTACTTCGGTAACCAGGGATGATCTTCCGGACGGTGGCGCGGAGCACTTCTCAAGGACTGTTAAAGCGTTGAGGGTTAGAATCGAAGGAGTAAAGATTGAAGTACTGACACCGGATTTCAAAGGTAATAACGCTTCTCTGGAAACAGTTGCGGAAGCAGACCCTGATGTATTCAATCATAATCTTGAAACTGTAGAGAATCTCTTTTCTGCGGTAAGACCTGATGCGTCTTACGATCTGTCTCTTTCAATCCTTGCCAGGTATGGAAAGCTGTCTCCCTCCACCCCGCTTAAAAGCGGTCTCATGCTCGGCATTGGAGAAAAGGATGCTGATATCAGGAGAGCAATCCATGATCTGAGATCCAGCGGAGTGACTATGCTTACCCTTGGTCAGTACCTTCAGCCTTCAAGAAGACACTGGCCCGTCGACAGGTTTGTAACTCCCGGAGAATTCGATAATTGGAAAGAATTCGCTCTTTCCGAGGGATTTAACTCAGTCGCTTCCGGACCACTGGTGCGAAGTTCTTTTCATGCGGAGTTGAATTACAGTACTGAAGCTGCAGGATCTTTCAGTTTGTAA
- a CDS encoding lipoate--protein ligase family protein → MVFMKAVHFRTEKHEGLWNMAFDKYLMEQVRGGRWSFVLRTYGWEPACVSIGKLQSLDSEINTDLLHSSGYHVVRRPTGGRAVWHETELTYSITAGIEHPLVSGSISEALRKVSMPMVEAMNILDIPVSVSSSDRHRAGGPRMKSNPCFTSHGKWEVGTPDGRKLVGSAQARSRGVFLEHGSILFLNDQMKILDYLPHTASIRQKSILAQHLKEGIACVREFKPDLEMLDMENALHSSFENTLGEYLHYCDFSTLEGKRLNELVSECRNEIQEKT, encoded by the coding sequence TTGGTATTCATGAAAGCTGTGCATTTCAGAACAGAGAAGCATGAAGGTCTCTGGAACATGGCTTTCGACAAATACCTGATGGAACAGGTTCGCGGTGGCCGATGGAGTTTCGTTCTTAGAACGTATGGCTGGGAACCGGCCTGCGTTTCAATCGGAAAACTGCAGAGTCTTGACAGTGAAATAAATACTGATCTGCTCCACAGTAGTGGATATCACGTTGTAAGAAGGCCAACAGGCGGACGTGCTGTCTGGCATGAGACAGAATTGACTTACAGCATTACGGCCGGGATAGAACATCCACTTGTATCCGGTTCCATAAGTGAAGCTCTAAGGAAGGTCTCAATGCCCATGGTCGAAGCCATGAATATTCTTGACATACCGGTTTCAGTGAGTTCTTCAGATCGTCACCGTGCCGGAGGGCCAAGAATGAAAAGCAATCCGTGCTTTACCTCCCATGGGAAATGGGAAGTCGGTACACCTGACGGCAGGAAGCTTGTCGGAAGCGCACAGGCACGCAGCAGGGGTGTTTTTCTTGAACATGGATCAATTCTCTTCTTGAATGATCAGATGAAAATACTTGATTACCTCCCTCATACTGCTTCAATACGCCAGAAGAGCATCCTTGCTCAACATCTGAAAGAGGGCATTGCGTGCGTAAGGGAATTCAAACCTGACCTGGAGATGCTGGATATGGAAAACGCCCTGCACTCTTCTTTCGAAAATACTCTTGGTGAGTATCTTCATTACTGTGATTTCAGTACACTGGAGGGAAAAAGGCTCAATGAGCTGGTAAGTGAATGCAGAAATGAAATACAGGAAAAAACCTGA
- a CDS encoding prolyl oligopeptidase family serine peptidase — MEYPEARVSDQVDDYFGTLVPDPYRWLEDVDSAETLEWIAAQNDLWEGFIEVIPRREWIRERFEDIYDYQRYSMPYKRGERYFFSLNDGLQDHSVFCYRESLDGEPVVLIDPNEFPEEERLSLAGVVVTDDGNMLAWATRGSGSDWSTWYVMDIETQAALGDTIQWTKGGVSWNADNTGFYYTKYKEPEEGQEYLELNDDQKIFFHSLGTSQEQDSLVYERPDKPEWMLGAYETEDGRYLIIWVWDSSLVRKNGIFYIDLLSEDRQVVELLGNFDAQYSLIGNIGEEFYIRTDLDAPHERIICIDITEPSRENWREIVPEAEEILESASILNNNESLVLQYSWDAFTKMHLYSIKGEFQKELELPCRGTVWGFWGLQSDTETFYLFSSLLHPGEVYSYDFETGESAFLWAPEINADLSGYEEEQVFYESHDGTMIPMFLVYPKDIELDGSNPTLLTGYGGFGVSMRPWFSTARLVWLEMGGIYAIPCIRGGGEYGEEWHLAGIKGNRPVVFGDFIRAAEYLIEEGYTSTPKLAISGGSNGGTLVASCLNMRPDLFGAASPAMGVMDLLRFHMFTMGWAWISEYGDPDDPDEFEFLLNYSPYHNIETDIEYPPVMISTADHDDRVVPGHSFKYGARLQAAQAGDAPILMSIHARAGHGGAVGLSEGLDQISDMYAFFWQMLGMSE, encoded by the coding sequence ATCGAGTATCCGGAAGCCAGAGTTTCTGATCAGGTGGATGATTATTTCGGAACACTCGTTCCGGATCCATATCGTTGGCTTGAGGACGTTGATTCCGCTGAAACACTGGAGTGGATAGCTGCCCAGAACGACCTCTGGGAGGGTTTCATTGAGGTTATCCCCCGCAGGGAATGGATAAGAGAAAGATTTGAGGATATTTACGACTACCAGCGCTACTCAATGCCTTACAAGAGAGGTGAACGCTACTTTTTCAGCCTTAACGACGGTCTGCAGGATCACTCCGTATTTTGCTATCGCGAAAGCCTTGATGGTGAACCGGTTGTACTTATTGACCCGAATGAGTTCCCCGAGGAGGAAAGGCTGTCTCTTGCCGGAGTCGTCGTAACCGACGACGGTAATATGCTCGCCTGGGCAACCAGAGGCAGCGGGTCGGACTGGTCCACATGGTATGTAATGGATATAGAGACACAGGCGGCTCTGGGTGATACCATCCAATGGACAAAGGGCGGTGTAAGCTGGAACGCCGACAACACAGGTTTTTACTATACAAAGTATAAAGAGCCCGAGGAGGGGCAGGAATATCTCGAGCTTAACGATGATCAGAAAATCTTCTTCCACAGTCTCGGCACTTCGCAGGAGCAGGACAGTCTGGTTTACGAACGGCCGGACAAGCCTGAGTGGATGTTGGGGGCCTATGAGACAGAAGACGGCAGATACCTGATAATCTGGGTCTGGGATTCGAGTCTTGTGAGGAAAAATGGAATCTTCTACATAGATCTGCTATCGGAGGATAGACAGGTAGTAGAACTTCTTGGAAATTTTGACGCACAATACTCACTGATTGGTAACATAGGGGAGGAATTCTACATTCGTACGGATCTTGACGCTCCACACGAGAGGATCATCTGCATCGACATCACCGAGCCTTCCAGGGAGAATTGGAGAGAGATCGTACCCGAGGCAGAGGAGATTCTTGAGAGCGCTTCTATCCTGAACAACAACGAGTCGCTGGTTCTACAGTATTCGTGGGACGCCTTCACTAAAATGCATCTGTACAGCATTAAGGGCGAGTTTCAGAAAGAACTTGAACTCCCCTGCCGGGGAACAGTGTGGGGATTCTGGGGTCTTCAGTCAGACACCGAAACTTTCTACCTATTCAGCTCTCTCCTCCATCCCGGAGAAGTTTACAGTTACGATTTCGAGACCGGTGAAAGCGCCTTCCTCTGGGCACCCGAAATAAACGCGGATCTTTCAGGATACGAAGAAGAACAGGTTTTCTATGAGAGCCACGACGGAACGATGATACCCATGTTTCTTGTATACCCGAAGGATATTGAGCTGGACGGGTCGAACCCCACGCTGCTGACCGGCTACGGAGGGTTCGGGGTCTCAATGAGACCCTGGTTCAGTACAGCCAGGCTTGTCTGGCTTGAGATGGGCGGAATCTACGCTATTCCCTGCATCCGAGGGGGTGGAGAGTACGGTGAGGAATGGCACCTTGCCGGAATCAAGGGAAATCGTCCGGTTGTATTCGGTGATTTCATCAGAGCTGCGGAGTACCTTATAGAGGAAGGCTACACCTCAACGCCGAAACTTGCCATCTCCGGGGGCTCCAACGGGGGAACTCTGGTAGCGTCATGCCTGAACATGAGACCGGATCTTTTCGGTGCCGCTTCTCCAGCCATGGGAGTGATGGATCTGCTTCGCTTTCACATGTTTACCATGGGGTGGGCCTGGATCTCAGAATACGGTGATCCCGATGATCCTGATGAATTTGAATTCCTTCTCAACTACTCTCCATACCACAACATAGAGACTGATATCGAATATCCTCCGGTTATGATATCAACTGCGGATCACGATGACAGAGTGGTTCCAGGACATAGTTTCAAGTACGGAGCAAGGCTGCAGGCTGCTCAGGCCGGAGATGCGCCCATTCTGATGTCGATTCATGCAAGAGCAGGACACGGTGGAGCAGTGGGCCTGTCCGAAGGTTTGGACCAGATATCCGATATGTACGCTTTCTTCTGGCAGATGCTTGGAATGAGCGAGTAA
- a CDS encoding PorV/PorQ family protein: MFSSDEVYRDAGAGAFSFLKIDPGARAAALGGTGVINSGSLAGFTNPALLASVETGAITAGHNQWLGDASQNYLAWNFPAGPVICALAGRFLHVGDIEMRDEATSEPLDTFSAWDMSFHAAGAIRLGMFDLGVGIKILREKVWLESSSGVAFDAGLVIHPMTNLDIAAALQHIGPSVTMVDNEFRLPSTWRVGARYTFGLPIGLLALSGEIRKPLDNRFSAGSGLEYTPKRWLSLRFGMRFFDDSRDLTAGMGLSAGGWILDYAFVPVNYAMGTVHRFSLQRSL, from the coding sequence GTGTTTTCTTCTGATGAAGTATACCGTGACGCGGGCGCGGGAGCTTTCAGTTTCCTGAAGATTGATCCTGGAGCAAGAGCAGCTGCACTCGGTGGAACAGGGGTAATAAACAGCGGGAGTCTGGCAGGATTCACTAATCCGGCTCTCCTCGCTTCAGTTGAAACAGGTGCAATTACTGCCGGACATAATCAATGGCTTGGAGACGCTTCACAGAACTACCTTGCCTGGAATTTTCCGGCAGGTCCCGTCATCTGTGCTCTAGCCGGCCGTTTTCTTCATGTCGGAGACATTGAGATGAGAGATGAAGCGACTTCTGAACCTCTGGATACTTTTTCCGCCTGGGACATGTCCTTCCATGCCGCAGGAGCAATCAGGCTTGGAATGTTTGATCTGGGAGTCGGAATCAAGATACTCCGTGAAAAAGTTTGGCTGGAAAGTTCGTCTGGAGTAGCGTTTGATGCAGGCCTGGTTATACATCCAATGACAAACCTGGATATTGCAGCAGCTCTGCAGCACATAGGCCCATCAGTGACAATGGTTGATAACGAATTCAGGCTTCCGTCAACCTGGAGGGTCGGAGCCAGATATACCTTCGGATTGCCGATAGGGTTACTTGCATTATCAGGAGAGATCAGAAAACCGCTTGATAACAGATTCTCAGCAGGCAGCGGTCTTGAATACACACCAAAAAGATGGCTTAGCCTCAGATTCGGCATGAGGTTCTTTGATGACTCAAGAGACCTTACGGCGGGTATGGGTCTTTCCGCAGGAGGATGGATACTCGATTACGCCTTCGTTCCCGTGAATTACGCTATGGGAACAGTACATCGTTTCTCACTTCAGCGTTCTCTTTAA
- the surE gene encoding 5'/3'-nucleotidase SurE: protein MRILLTNDDGYDQPGLLELENSLREKHEIWVVAPLHHCSGTSHALGLYTSMELIKEGPDKWALDGTPTDCVKVALMEVMKDSPPDLLVSGINPGSNLSNNILYSGTVAAAMEAALWSIPSIALSVRISTHGEKPLFETASSALDSLLDNDIDKKIPNGTIINVNVPALKISEIKGWRWTRMAQFSSDISFREIEPGRVFAYDRYRSLPVINPDGTDVDAIQKHYISMTLLDVNRTSTLQPPILELTDGSR from the coding sequence ATGCGGATCCTTCTGACAAACGATGATGGTTACGATCAGCCGGGACTTCTCGAACTGGAAAACTCATTAAGGGAAAAACACGAGATATGGGTTGTTGCTCCGCTTCATCACTGCAGCGGAACCAGCCACGCTCTCGGTCTTTATACTTCAATGGAACTCATAAAAGAGGGGCCTGATAAATGGGCGCTGGATGGAACACCCACTGATTGCGTAAAGGTTGCTCTCATGGAGGTTATGAAGGATAGCCCTCCTGATCTTCTTGTATCAGGTATCAATCCGGGATCGAATCTATCGAATAACATTCTATATTCGGGAACTGTCGCCGCTGCGATGGAAGCCGCACTCTGGAGCATTCCGTCTATCGCGCTGAGCGTTCGGATTTCAACGCACGGTGAAAAGCCTCTATTCGAAACTGCTTCCTCTGCTCTTGATTCACTTCTTGACAATGACATTGATAAGAAAATTCCGAATGGAACGATTATCAATGTAAATGTTCCCGCACTGAAAATCAGTGAGATAAAGGGCTGGAGATGGACGCGAATGGCGCAATTCAGCTCTGACATTTCATTCAGAGAGATTGAACCTGGCAGAGTATTCGCATATGACAGGTACCGGTCACTTCCAGTGATCAATCCTGACGGCACCGATGTAGACGCTATCCAGAAGCATTATATCAGCATGACTCTGCTCGATGTTAACAGAACATCAACCCTGCAGCCACCGATCCTGGAGCTTACAGACGGGAGCCGCTGA
- a CDS encoding DUF3857 domain-containing protein, with the protein MLFILAIMLASPDAVFLNHDVTLYCSSPDSGYTEITSEVIIPLTARGVERYRELVSSFRNTWESLEISIAIIKHWRSGRGTDRAVLREIPHRSLLPGGRLESSLRELIMEFPGIEIGDTLLIEIRRHIDYLPMDDFFSYTFYAAARDSIDSGSFRVFWPDDREINISSTDFPEPGITVFNDTTVCFSWNTYSHSPIETLPFSQNTAECSPYITIASHKPFDVSSGLFAVLDETLMQDYEPVADSILAVTGYEPGNISAWVSEEIEYLSGNWGRDPGYSPRYPLETLGDHAGVCRDKAVLLLWLLRRAGHDPYAVLTSTSRNITELVGSRSFDHMLVALDLNSDEVLYLDPSNSFSEEGYSYMLRGSAYLPLTASGSGLKSFPDINNLDSLSIHIDGAVDAESELIHGNISVSMSGAADELLRSMLAGVPPEKRSELIETLFGLLPGSEIHIDGDLEITGQPLTLHGYGSWECSVIKKNNNLYMLVPGLETFDLIGSRASAFVLPDVRDNVFVETTYSAYLRLNLTELPSAHLEIPDPYFANNYSIEFCHNDDTLCMEESMSLLPMIPDLHQLDDLRSGLLSRMSGFFRTVVFR; encoded by the coding sequence TTGTTGTTTATTCTGGCAATCATGCTCGCATCTCCGGATGCGGTATTTCTTAATCATGACGTAACGCTTTACTGTTCATCTCCGGATTCAGGTTATACAGAGATCACCAGCGAAGTAATAATCCCCCTTACAGCAAGAGGAGTAGAGCGCTACAGAGAACTCGTTTCGTCTTTCAGGAACACATGGGAATCACTTGAAATATCAATCGCTATCATAAAACACTGGAGATCGGGAAGAGGTACGGACAGGGCTGTACTGAGAGAGATTCCCCACAGATCTCTTCTTCCCGGCGGAAGACTGGAGAGTTCTCTAAGAGAGTTGATCATGGAATTCCCAGGAATTGAAATCGGTGATACACTGTTAATAGAGATAAGACGTCATATCGACTATCTGCCTATGGATGATTTCTTCTCGTATACGTTTTATGCGGCGGCAAGAGACAGTATCGACTCTGGAAGTTTCAGAGTGTTCTGGCCTGATGATCGGGAAATCAATATTTCTTCCACCGATTTCCCTGAGCCGGGAATAACAGTATTCAACGATACAACGGTATGCTTTTCATGGAATACTTACTCCCATAGTCCGATTGAAACGCTTCCATTCTCACAAAACACTGCTGAATGCAGCCCTTACATCACGATTGCCAGCCACAAACCGTTCGATGTAAGCTCCGGATTGTTCGCTGTTCTTGATGAAACACTCATGCAGGATTACGAACCGGTCGCTGATTCCATTCTGGCGGTAACAGGATATGAACCAGGTAATATTTCCGCGTGGGTTTCAGAGGAGATTGAATACCTCAGCGGAAACTGGGGCAGAGATCCCGGTTATTCACCTCGTTATCCTCTTGAAACACTGGGTGATCATGCTGGTGTATGCCGAGACAAGGCGGTTCTCCTGCTATGGCTTCTTCGAAGAGCCGGACATGATCCTTATGCGGTTCTTACTTCAACGTCCAGAAACATCACCGAACTGGTGGGTTCTCGAAGTTTTGATCACATGCTTGTCGCTCTGGATCTCAATTCGGATGAAGTGCTTTATCTGGACCCTTCGAACAGTTTCTCGGAAGAAGGGTACTCATACATGCTCAGAGGTTCGGCATATCTGCCCTTAACGGCTTCAGGGAGCGGATTGAAAAGTTTTCCTGATATAAATAACCTGGATTCACTTTCTATTCACATAGATGGTGCTGTTGATGCTGAATCGGAACTAATCCATGGCAACATCAGTGTCAGTATGTCCGGCGCGGCTGACGAGCTTTTGAGATCAATGCTTGCCGGAGTACCGCCCGAGAAAAGATCGGAACTCATAGAGACTCTGTTTGGTCTGCTTCCAGGCTCAGAGATCCATATTGACGGCGATCTGGAAATAACCGGACAGCCTCTTACCTTGCACGGATACGGATCATGGGAGTGCAGTGTTATCAAAAAGAATAATAACCTCTACATGCTGGTTCCAGGGCTTGAAACATTCGACCTGATCGGTTCAAGAGCATCTGCATTCGTGCTTCCGGATGTAAGGGATAATGTTTTTGTTGAAACGACATACAGCGCATATTTGAGATTGAATCTGACGGAACTGCCTTCAGCTCATCTTGAAATTCCCGATCCATATTTCGCGAATAATTACAGCATCGAATTTTGTCATAATGATGATACTCTATGTATGGAAGAATCAATGTCTCTTTTACCGATGATTCCGGATTTACATCAACTTGATGATTTGAGGTCAGGGCTTCTTTCGAGAATGTCAGGATTCTTCAGAACAGTGGTGTTCCGGTGA